In Lolium rigidum isolate FL_2022 chromosome 7, APGP_CSIRO_Lrig_0.1, whole genome shotgun sequence, the DNA window TGATTAGCCCCCAAAAGAAATCCTCTCTTCATCCATGTTTTCGTGCACCACACGTCTTTGATATCCCGCCGCCTCTTCATGCATGTTTAttttttggagtttattttttatttttttggatagtATGGATTTGTAGTCGATTTTAAACAAAAACCTAACATGCCATGATACCACGCAGACCATAACCGAAGACAAATGTGGCGTGAGTAGACAATATTGCATTGCTCGGGTTTGTTTGAAGGTGGTAATGATTGGTTGATGGCCGGAATTGGAGAATCGTGTCAGTTGCCCGAAGAAGAAGTGTGACATCAGTTCCTTTTCCGCGTTGCTCGGTTATCTTTCGCTGCTAGACTAGCCCACATAGCCTGCCACGCTATCACTGGCCCACCGCTCTCTTCACCTAACCCCTCCAGGTTCCAGCCTCCAGGCTCCAGTGGATCCAGTCTTCTCCGATGGAACCCTGACCTCGCCGCCGCCCGTACGCTCGcacccccgccgccggcgctcccgCGGTATGTTCCCTCCACCACCCACTCCTCTCTTGTCACGCTGTCTACGCCCGCGAGGCTCGATTCGAGCCCGCCATGTCTTAATCACCGAATTCAGGTTGCCATTTTTCAGCAGATCGAGCATCGCCGGCGTCAGCGATGGCGTCCCCAACGCCGAGCAAGCGTTCAGAGCAGGATCCCTCCGACGtatccggcgccgccgcgctgcccACCGACGGGCTGTACGAGATCCTGCTGCGGCTGCCGGCCAAGGACCTCTGCCGCCTCCGCGCCGTCTGCCGCTCGTGGCGCTCGCTCGCTTCCGACCCGCTCTTCATCAAGGATCATGCGGCACGCCACACCCGCCCCTTCCTCGCAACTAGCTTCGTTGACCCCGGCGAGGACGTGCACTGCGGCGTCAGCATCGTTGATCTCTGCTCCGGGGATGTCATCAAGCAGATACACACCCGCGACAAGGACCTCAGATTGCAGCGCACCTACCTTGACCGCGTTTGCATGGTTGGAGGGCGCCACCCCTTGGCTGTCACCGCGCTTAACCCGGCCACCGGCGCTACTGTCGCCCCCTCCTCAGACGTCTCCGAGGAGTATGCGGATTTACTGGAGAGAAGATTCGTCTCCATGGAGTCATGTGCTTTTGGGAAGGTGCCCTCAACAGGAGAGTACAAGGCGCTCCGATTCCTCCATGTTGGCTCGCCCGTTGGTTCGCAGCACCTGTGCGAAGTCATGACCCTCGACGCCGGCAGCAACCATGCGCGGTGGAGGCCAAAGCCAGGCCCTCCACTCCCTGTTTGTTCCAACAACAAGATCACAAGCGTGGTCATTGATGGGGTTGTGTATTTCTTGTTCGGTTTTATTGACCCTTGCTACAGATATTTGAAGACCTTGTTCAAACCAGGCACCATAACTCCGTTTAACCTTGAGACAGAGGAGTGGATGCCTACCATCAGTGGCCCAGAATCAGTGACCAGTTATTATATGGGTGCCAATAAGATAACTACCTCTCGGAGCCCTGAAGCTGTGGAGCATATCTCGATAACCAATTTGAATGGGTCCTTGGTGATAGTGCATCTTGTGCATCGTGTTTCCATGGACCTATGGTTTCTGATGGATGTTGAGAGAGGTCTCTGGGTTAAGAAGTACAGCATAAGATATCGCAGTCACTATCGCCGTGCCTATCCTTTGGTGCTGCTGGATGATGAGACGATAATCTTCATTATGCAATCCAAGGATACACTTATAAGTTATGATACAAAAACTGACACTTTCACTGATATGTTCAACCTGCAAGATTACAGGTCTATTGCTATTTACACAGGAAGTTTGCTGAGTTAACACCATGGATTTCATTGATGAGGTGAGTGCTATAtgttatatttattttttctggTATCATATCATAGTGATAACTGATTATCCACAGGGGTGGAACAATAATTAATTGATGCACTTTTAGGAAAACATCACTTTCCAATGTACTCACCAAAGGGCTTGCATTACCTATTAATCCCTTGACTATGGTCACATGATTGAAGCTCTAGAAAAACAAAATATGCATCTCGAAATTGAACCTACTAATTTGAGCCTTAATATGAAGAAAAACATGTTTGACAAAATTTCCATGCTTTTGACTGATTTTCCCTTATTCTTCTACTGTACTTCTGAACTAGAGGACACATTGTCACGGCGGTTTCCCAATCGCTGGGTGTAGTAAATAGTAGATGCATGGGAGGGAGGGAAGCATTGCACTTTCCTTGTATAGGAATTACAACTCAATGATATAGTTGTACCGACTCACAAACCTATCTTCACATGAACTCATTTAAACCGATTCTTTCCTTATTCATAATCTTGTTTAACATATCGTAAATACATAGGTGGCTAGGTTTATGGAAAGGATTCCTAATTTATGCTCTAGGGCAACTGCTCTTATGCCCCCGGCCCCAGGCCACTGAGGGCTGCTGTTCTTGCCAGTTATTGTGCCAGCAGTGATGTGATGGTCGGCAACCAGTTGACCATACCCTGTTTCCGAATATGTCCTGGCCGGTTACACTGGCTGTATTGTAGTCTGACTATGATATATATAAAGGGGTAGAAGTACAGTATCAGTGTGCAATGCATCAGGTCAGCTGCAAGCATCATATTAATATATGACACCCATACCATTTTATTTAGAGCGATTCTACTGTGCTTGAAAAGTTCCCAGACGTCCAGTGTAGTTGCATCTGAAGGTCCAGGACGAATGGTACCTGCTTGTACCACCTGGCCGACCACGAGGGGTTGAGACTATGTACCAATCTGGGAAGATAGCCTCGGGATTTTGTCCCTTAGTTAATGCCTCTGACTTTGAACCGAAAGGTCAACGCGAACGACAGCCCTTGCTCTTGACATCTCCAAATCAGTCGGAGATACAGCAGCGGCCTTCCAAATCTGATTGCCTCGACGAAGGTGTTGGAGTGGCAGAGGCTTCTTCCCGATTTGTCCTGCAATCACCCCTCTAGGCATCtacttcttttatcgggtgcagaGAGCCGCCATCTCCTACTCAGATAGCCGTTGCATCCTAGAACCTCATTGTATAAACCTGATTAGATGAATGTGTGTAGTTCAGGGGATTTTCCACTAATTGCATCTCTAATCAGCTGAGTATGTAAGCACAAGAATGCGGCCAATAGTCACAGCGCCGGGTAGAACTCGAGCGGTTGCTCTGCCATGGCCACTATTGCAGGCACTCACGAGCAGCATCATTGCATTAGTTTTGGTTCTGTCAAGACTATGGCCACAGGCCACTGCCTCTCTCGTGCCAACGGGCCATGGTGGCGGCGTCCCGTGAAAGTTTCAGGGACGTGTGGGCAGGCCATGGGACGTAACTCCATTATTGGTTGAAAGGTCAATCGTACCCCTACTCTAATTAACGGTAGATCTTGAAGAGCTACTATTTTTGGGTCCGGAGGTACCGCTACCTCAGGTTAGCTCCCAGGCACAGTAGATCATCTTATGTAATTAAACTAAACTTTTGTAATGCTAAATTGCTAATTGCTGCTGGTTAGCCTGTGGAAGGTAGCAAATGATGATTAATGTTAGACATTATACTAGGATCAATACTGTAGAGTTCTGATATAATGGCTCCTGATCATCGTCTCATTGAAGTACTACGGAGGGAATATTGAAAGAGAAGTTGTCGCATCTTAGGGATCTCTGATATTATTTAT includes these proteins:
- the LOC124675746 gene encoding uncharacterized protein LOC124675746, whose amino-acid sequence is MASPTPSKRSEQDPSDVSGAAALPTDGLYEILLRLPAKDLCRLRAVCRSWRSLASDPLFIKDHAARHTRPFLATSFVDPGEDVHCGVSIVDLCSGDVIKQIHTRDKDLRLQRTYLDRVCMVGGRHPLAVTALNPATGATVAPSSDVSEEYADLLERRFVSMESCAFGKVPSTGEYKALRFLHVGSPVGSQHLCEVMTLDAGSNHARWRPKPGPPLPVCSNNKITSVVIDGVVYFLFGFIDPCYRYLKTLFKPGTITPFNLETEEWMPTISGPESVTSYYMGANKITTSRSPEAVEHISITNLNGSLVIVHLVHRVSMDLWFLMDVERGLWVKKYSIRYRSHYRRAYPLVLLDDETIIFIMQSKDTLISYDTKTDTFTDMFNLQDYRSIAIYTGSLLS